The following are encoded in a window of Verrucomicrobiia bacterium genomic DNA:
- the pal gene encoding peptidoglycan-associated lipoprotein Pal, whose product MKLTKITHLLVLGTALTITAVGCKTHPLNPTPLQGSRQHIGDASGPGNGMPIGQSDINANPISTTNGIPPNENDKHKDWVEDPGALKAQTIYFDFDKSSIKTGEQSKLDDVANYLKSNPAAAVKVEGNCDERGTEEYNRSLGERRALAAREYLVNLGIEASRVDTISFGEDKPVDPSHNEAAWSKNRRDDFVVLTPPKM is encoded by the coding sequence ATGAAACTCACGAAGATAACTCATTTATTGGTGTTGGGGACTGCCCTGACAATCACCGCAGTTGGCTGCAAAACCCATCCGTTAAACCCGACGCCGCTTCAGGGTTCGCGCCAGCATATCGGTGATGCCTCTGGTCCTGGCAACGGCATGCCCATCGGGCAGAGCGACATTAACGCCAATCCCATCAGCACGACGAATGGCATTCCTCCGAACGAAAATGACAAACATAAAGATTGGGTGGAAGACCCGGGCGCGCTCAAGGCGCAGACGATTTATTTTGATTTCGACAAGTCATCCATCAAAACCGGCGAACAATCCAAACTGGATGACGTGGCCAATTATCTCAAGAGCAACCCCGCCGCCGCCGTGAAGGTGGAAGGAAATTGCGACGAACGCGGCACGGAAGAATATAACCGCTCGCTCGGCGAACGCCGCGCCCTCGCCGCCCGCGAATACCTCGTGAACCTGGGCATCGAAGCCTCGCGCGTGGACACCATCAGCTTCGGCGAAGACAAGCCCGTGGACCCTTCCCACAACGAAGCCGCCTGGTCCAAAAACCGCCGCGACGACTTCGTGGTGCTCACACCGCCGAAGATGTAA
- a CDS encoding twin-arginine translocase TatA/TatE family subunit: protein MFNLGGGEIILILAVVLLLFGAKKLPELAKGLGQGIKEFKKATRDVSDEMHNAMRETPEPPPQRKLPPAVIAHEPEPTVTPTPSQKA, encoded by the coding sequence CTGTTCAATCTCGGTGGCGGCGAAATCATTTTGATTCTCGCGGTCGTTCTCCTGCTTTTCGGCGCGAAGAAATTGCCGGAATTGGCCAAGGGTCTCGGCCAGGGCATCAAGGAATTCAAGAAAGCCACGCGCGATGTGAGCGACGAAATGCACAACGCCATGCGCGAGACTCCCGAGCCTCCACCCCAGCGCAAGCTTCCCCCTGCGGTCATCGCTCACGAGCCTGAGCCCACCGTGACGCCGACGCCTAGCCAGAAGGCTTGA
- a CDS encoding twin-arginine translocase subunit TatC: MAIEPEEDRTLEEDEGGPVKSFLEHLEDFRWALIKSGAAVLIGVIICLLAGNYVVKILTRPLTKAVSARPGTNQVVSVFFGTNRLSIFDLNSAQQKLLNLGTNRFVALDVTPITISSGTNQIQVLGLTVNTNLEFTDQPKHMEMSLLVLGPAQAFLVGFHLALYGGIGLASPFIFYFLGQFAFPALKLHEKKYFYRGIGFALPLFICGVTFCYFVLLPAALAASQVYANWFGFTSTMWEAGDYFGFVAKFLLGMGLGFELPVVILVLVKIGLVDYALLSKMRPYMIVINLVLGAVLTTPEVLTQVLMAVPLQLLYEISVWIAWYWERQEKKRAAAQERDLGNRP, encoded by the coding sequence ATGGCAATTGAGCCCGAAGAGGACCGTACTCTGGAGGAGGACGAGGGCGGGCCAGTTAAATCCTTTCTCGAACATCTCGAAGATTTCCGCTGGGCTTTGATCAAAAGCGGCGCGGCGGTCTTGATCGGGGTCATCATCTGCCTGCTCGCGGGCAATTACGTCGTAAAAATCCTCACGCGTCCGCTCACCAAGGCTGTTTCTGCCCGGCCCGGCACCAACCAGGTCGTCTCGGTATTTTTTGGCACAAATCGGCTGAGCATCTTTGACCTGAACAGCGCGCAGCAAAAATTGTTGAACCTCGGCACCAACCGGTTCGTCGCGCTGGACGTTACCCCCATCACGATTTCTTCCGGCACGAATCAAATTCAAGTGCTCGGCCTGACGGTGAACACGAACCTGGAGTTCACCGATCAACCCAAACACATGGAGATGAGTTTGCTGGTACTTGGCCCGGCGCAGGCGTTCCTCGTGGGTTTTCATCTAGCGCTCTACGGAGGCATCGGGCTTGCTTCGCCATTCATTTTTTATTTCCTGGGGCAGTTCGCTTTTCCCGCGCTTAAGCTGCACGAGAAAAAATATTTCTATCGCGGCATCGGCTTTGCGCTGCCGCTGTTTATTTGCGGCGTGACCTTTTGTTATTTCGTCCTCCTGCCCGCGGCGCTGGCGGCATCGCAAGTCTATGCGAATTGGTTCGGTTTCACTTCCACGATGTGGGAGGCGGGAGATTATTTTGGTTTCGTCGCCAAATTTTTGCTGGGTATGGGACTTGGCTTTGAACTGCCGGTCGTGATTTTGGTGCTCGTGAAAATCGGGCTGGTGGATTACGCGCTCCTCTCGAAGATGCGGCCCTACATGATCGTGATCAACCTCGTGCTGGGCGCGGTGCTCACGACGCCGGAAGTTCTGACGCAAGTTTTGATGGCCGTGCCCCTTCAGTTACTTTACGAAATCAGCGTATGGATCGCGTGGTATTGGGAACGCCAGGAAAAGAAACGCGCCGCCGCGCAGGAACGTGACCTGGGCAACCGTCCATAA